The Niabella beijingensis genomic interval GGCTATTCACTGAATGACGACCTGAAGGGCAAATTTGAATTTGTGTTTAAGGACGGCAAACCTTTCCTGCGGGTACTGGATCCGAAGATCAAACGGATCCACACACTTACGCCCGGTGAAAGGCCCGCGGCATCCGCCGTAAAGCAGCTGCAGCAGGCAACCGAAAAAGAAGATACCGTTGCGGTTGAAGAGCAAACCGCCAGGAAGCTGGGTATCGTATTCGATTTTAATAAAGCCGCCTACCCTTATTTCCAGGTGCACATTGTATCGGGGGAAGTGAATGAAAATGGTTCCGGTTTTGTCGGAAAAGCGGAAGCGCTGGATATTACCCATTTTATTGATACGGTCGATTTTAATGAGGAGGATATCAGCGTGCTGAACTCTGTACGGAAATTACAGGACGTCGAGATCAGCAAATATGTGAACCGCAACACGCCGTTCAACGACATGTGGGGGCAGGAAGAGCCGGCCACTACCGTAAATAATGAAACCCGGCAGCTCGTTAATGAGTACATGCTGCCCCGTTTAAGAAAACTGCTGGCCGATGCAGGCGAAGAGGCGCTGGCCTTTATGCTGCCCAAAGGAAAGTCGTTTGTTACGGAAAATATTGAACAGATCGATATTTTCACTGAGCCCGCTGCCATCGAATTCTTTGTGGACAAAGAGAACGATGAGCAGTTCAGCTGCGACTGCCTGGTCCGCCTGCGTGGTATGGTGCATGGCGTAGAGCAGAATGAAAGTCCCTGCCCGCTGTTGTTTTTGTACAACCATCAGCTGTTCCTTTTTAACAATGCGGAAAGTATCGGGCTGATCGAACGGTTTTTGCCCAACGGGAAGATGATCATTTCACAGTCGGAATGGCCCGAGACCCTGCACGAATTCATATTACCCCTGGCACGGGAATACAAGGTGGATTTTGATGCCTCCATGCTGCATGTGCTGAAGAACATCGTGCCGGAGGCAAAGCTGCTGCTGATCGAAAAGGGCGATCACCTTATTTTCAAACCACAGTTCTCCTATAAAGGATACGAAACCGACCTGCTGGGCAAAGAGATCTTCCTGATCCCCGAAGGCGACAAGATCCTGTCCATACACCGCAACAAAGAAAAGGAGGCCGCGTTTGTAGACCGCCTCAAGAATCTGCACTCCAACCTGGTAATGAATGAGGAGAACGGAACACTGGCCTTAAAAGGCTCGGAGATCCTAAAGGACAACTGGTTCTTTTTATTCGTGGATGCGATGAAGGAAATGCAGGTTCCTGTGTTTGGGTATGATGCATTGCGGAATTTCCGCTTCAATACGGCCAAGCCACAGACAAAGATCTTTATCTCCAGCAATACCGACTGGTTTGATGCAAAGGTGGATATCGTTTTCGGCGATCAGCAGGTATCCATTGCCGATGTAAAAAGAGCGCTTGCCAATAAGCAGATGTACGTACAGCTGGGCGATGGCACCCTGGGGGTATTACCCGAAGAATGGCTGAAAAAATATGCCCTGCTTTTCCGGGTAGGGGAAGGTGCCAACCAGAACCTGAAACTTTCCAAATACCATAAAAGCGTGGTGGATGAGCTCTTTGAGCTGAAGAATGAGGAAGAGCTGGTATTTGAACTGGAAGAGAAATACAACCGGCTGCGGGATTTTGAAAAGATCCATGAAATTGAGCCGCCGACACATTTGCTGCCCATACTCAGGCCCTACCAGATGGCTGGGTTCCAGTGGATCAATTATCTGAGGAATGTGAACTGGGGCGGGATCCTGGCGGATGACATGGGTTTGGGTAAAACCGTTCAGGCGCTGTCGTATTTAGAGCATTACAAATCGGAAAATCCGGATGCACGTATCCTGGTGATCTGTCCTACCACGCTGATCTATAACTGGGAAAATGAGATCAAGAAGTTTACGCCGTCCCTTACCTACCGCATTCATCACGGCCCGTCGCGCACGCGTAATTCCGATGATATCCTGCGGCAGGATGTTACCATTACCACTTATGGCACCTTGCGCAGCGATATTAAATTATTTGTAAGCGTTCCGTTCGACTATGCCGTGCTGGATGAGAGTCAGGCTATCAAGAACCCCGCCAGCAAGGTAACCAAGGCGGCTTATCTCATCAATGCCAAATACCGGCTTTGTATGAGTGGTACACCATTGCAGAACAATACATTTGATATCTATGCGCAGATGAACTTCCTCAATCCGGGGATGCTGGGAAGCATTGAGTTCTTCCGCCAGGAATTTGCCATTCCGATCGACAAGCTGGGAGAGGCTGATCGTAAAGAGCATTTGAGAAAACTATTGTATCCCTTTATCCTGCGCAGGACCAAAGAGCAGGTGGCCAAGGATCTTCCGGAAAAGCAGGAGATGATCCTGTGGTGCGAAATGGAAAGCGAGCAGCGCTCGATCTATGATGCGTACCGGAATGACTACCGCGATAAGATCCTTGGTAATATTGAAACGCAGGGGATCGGGCGCTCGCAGATGACCATCCTGCAGGGATTGATGAAGCTGCGGCAGATCTGTGATTCCCCGGCCATACTGAACGAAGATGAAACGTTTGAAAACCATTCGATAAAAATTGAAGAACTGGTGCGGGAGATCACAGAAAACATGAGCGACCACAAGGCGCTGATCTTCTCCCAGTTCCTGGGCATGCTGGGACTGATCCGGCAAAAGCTGGATGACCTGGGCATCAAGTATGAATATTTTGACGGAAGCACTTCGGCACCCGATCGTGAAAAAGCTATCCAGAGTTTCCAGAGGAACGACGAAGTACGGGTATTCCTGATCTCCTTAAAGGCCGGTGGCGTGGGGCTGAACCTTACGGCAGCAGACTATGTATATATCGTGGATCCCTGGTGGAACCCTGCCGTGGAGCAGCAGGCCATCGACCGTACGCACCGTATCGGGCAGACGAAGAGTATTTTTGCTTACCGCATGATCTGTAAGGATACTATTGAGGATAAGATCCTGAAACTCCAGGAAAAGAAAAAAGCGCTGGCAAAAGACCTGATCTCGGATGAGACCGGATTTGTAAAATCACTTACCAGGGAAGATGTGGAATATTTGTTCAGTTAACAGGAAAGAACAGGATGCGATCCTCCTTACTTCCTTTTTTTCTGCCTGCGATCGGTCACATCTGCAAATAATTAAAATATGAAATTCAGAAGATCCATATTATTATTCATCGTCGGCGTTATCCTTGTTGCCTATTTTACCAAGCCTTCGAAAGACCGGTTTATGGAAACGGTCCGGCAGACTGCTGGCAACGGACAGCCTCCGGTTATAGAGTACCAGGACAAATTTTTATACGCCGCGGTTACCGCGACCTATGTGGATATCAGTAATCCCATCCGGGAAAACAACCGGGTAGTGGCTCCGGCGCGCAAGGAAACCTATATCGGTGTTTTCGGGCGCTACTGGAAGCAGAACCAGTAATTTTATTTCCGGTGGAGCTGCCGGTAATGCATGGGGGAAAGATCAAACTTTTTCTTAAAGATCCTGGAAAAATAAAAGAGCGTCTCAAAACCCGTCTGGTAGGCGATTTCCCGGACGGGCAGGCTGGTGGCGCGTAATAGTTCGCAGGCCTTACCCAGCCGCAGTTCCAGGTGGTATTGATTGGGGGAGATGCCGGTGGCCGCTTTAAAATCCTTCCGGAATTTGGAATAACTTACAGTAAGCTGCTGCGCCACTTCCGTCATGTGCACATCGCTTTCCAGCGCTTCCTGCAACAGGAATTTTGCTTTGGATATATATTGCAGGGCGTCGCTGGTATTTTCCTGCTTGTAAACCGATGCGTTGTACACCAGGGAGATGATCTGCAGCACGATACCGGCAATCAACTGGTGGTAGCCCGGTGCGGCATTCCTGATGGTATCGATCAGTCCGTGAAAAGCCATCAGCAGTTCTTCATTCAATCCTACATGGATCACCGGGTTCTTTTTGCTGAAGAAGCCGGATCGCATCAGCCGCTGCGGATAATAGCCGTTAAACCCGATCCAGTACTCTTCCCATCCTATTTTCGCCGACGGTTTGTAGCGGTGCCAGGTGCCGGGAAACAGCAGGAAGCAGCTGCCTTCCTGGATGGTGCTGGCCTGCTGATGGGCCGTTTCAAAAACGCCGCTGCCCTTCGATATAAATACGATATAATAGTCATTCAGGATCCGTCCTTTATTCCAGGTAAAGCGATGGGTGGTCGGATGCTCCCTGCTTACAGGATAAGGCTGGTGTTCGCGGATCTTGGTGTAACCAACGGTGGTAACATAAAGTCCCCAGTTATCCTCAATGGAAGTTTTCGCGAGGTATTTATGAAAATTCTTCACAGATTAAATTTACATTAAATATCAAAAAGTGCAAATTAAAAGCGGAATTGTGTATCTGTATCTGAAGTAGGATAACGTAAATTTGGGATAGTTATTATAGAAAAATGTAAGGACCTTCAGCCAGGGTCCGGACAGGAACGGTTGCTCTACGAACAATAAATAACGATCAGACAGTGTTTCAATAAACCGTAAAACGGAACAGGGATAAGGTATTCCGTAGCAGCAGCTACTGCTGCCGGAAGGGGGATTTATTTTTTGATAAGGTCAGAAAATGTAAATTTAGTACCCGGGCTGGTTCTGCCAGAAAAGTCCGGTTTGCTTTATTCAATAATTAAACAGGCCAATTATGACGATGCACAAACTGCTAAAAAAAACGCAGCTGTTAACATACAGCATGCCGTTCCTGCTCCTGCTGTTCTTTCATGGATTTGTAAAGGCACAGGGCAACGAGTCTTCCATCCGCGGAACGGTGACCCTGAGCCGCTCCGGCGATGACCTTACTGGTACCTCTGTGAATGTAAAAGGAAAAATAGAGGCGACCACAACCGATGCCAAAGGCAATTTTACACTGAAAGCCCGTATTCCCGTAACGCTGATCGTATCGCGGGTGGGTTATGGCACCCTGGAGGTACCCGTTGCCTCCAATGAACCCGTATCGGTATTGCTTACAGAAGGCAGCAATAACATGAACGAGGTGGTGGTGGTAAGCTATGGTACCCGGCTGGCGAAGGACATCACCAGTGCCGTGACCACTTTCAATGCCGCAAAGGCAAAAGACGTTCCTGCCGCAGAATTCGGCCAGCGGCTGCAGGGCCGCGTGGCGGGGGTGCAGATCAATATGGCGAATGGCCGCCCGGGCCAGGGTATCGACATGCGCATCCGGGGTGCGGCATCATTAAGTTCGGGTTATCAGCCGTTGATCGTGGTGGACGGCCAGCCGCTATCCGGCAGCAATACCCGTTCCGGAGACATGAACGTGGTTAACCCGGATGATATTGAAACCTTTACGGTATTAAAAGATGCTGCTGCTGCTGCATTGTATGGCTCCAGGGCTGCCAACGGGGTGATCATCATCACCACGAAACAGGCAAAATCCGGACGTACCAACATATCGTTGGATACCTATTATGGCTGGCAAAAAGTACCCCAGAAAGGAAGACCGGATATGATGAACGCGCGGGAGTTTGCCACCTATATGAAAGAGTATTATGAAGATAAGGCCACATATGAAAGCTACACAGACGGTGTACCTGCAGAATACGCAAACCCGGATCAATACGGGGAGGGCACGAACTGGTATAACGCATTGTTGCGAACAGCCCCTATGCAAAGTATTTCGGTAAACCTTTCTTCCGGTACAGATAAGGTCTCCTCTTCTTCTACATTATCCTATTTTAACCAGGACGGGGTATTGCTGAATACGAATATGAAACGCTATGCGTTCCGTAGTAACAATGAATACCGGCCTTGGGATGGTGTAAAAATCGGACTGAACCTGTCGCCCTCTTATCAAACAGATCACAACACCCGGAACTATACGGATGGCAACCGGCAGATCCTGGCGAATGCAACGGCCGCTTCTCCCCTGATTCCCGTTCGTGCTGCTGATGGCTCCTACAATGTGGGAGTAAGCTCATTTGGAATGCTGAATTTAAATAACCCGGTACAGCAGCTGGAACTGGCGCAATCGGATTATAAAACATTCCGGTTATTAGGAAATGCCTATGCAGATATCGCCATTTTAAAGAATCTGCATTTTAAGTCAACCATCAATACCGATATATCGGCCTTTGAAGGAGATCTTTATCAAGGCACTATGTATGGCATCGGACTGAGTGCACCCAAGCTGCCCCGATCGCCATCCAGTTCTGCGGCTTCTCACAGCTCATACAACTATACTTCGTGGCTTAATGAAAATACGCTTACCTATAATTTAAAAATAAAAGACCACAGCTTTGATGCGATGGCTGGGTACAGCGGGCAGAAGTGGAGACGCAATTACAGAAGCATCAACGGATCTAATTTTGCAGGCGATGTGATCCCATGGATCTCCGGGGCTGCTGTTACCAACGGTTCTACAAACACAGAAGCGTGGAGCACGGCCTCTTTTTTCGGGCGCCTGAACTATGATTTTAGAGGTAAGTATCTATTAACCGGAACCTTCCGGAATGATGGTGCTTCCAGGTTTGGGGAAAATAAAAAATACGGTCAATTCCCTTCCGTGTCTGCCGGCTGGATCGTGAGTGAGGAAGGTTTTTTCCCTAAAACCGGTGCCATTAACTTTTTAAAACTGAGAGGGAGCTATGGACGGACAGGGAATTTTAATATTCCAAACTACCAACAGGTTTCTAATGTAACGGCTACGAACTATGTTTTTGGGGGAACGCTTACACCCGGCTTTTCCATTACGATACTTGGTAACCCGGATTTGACCTGGGAAGTATCTACACAAACAGACATAGGCACCGATATCAACTTTTTCGATAACCGCATTGTGTTCTCT includes:
- a CDS encoding SusC/RagA family TonB-linked outer membrane protein gives rise to the protein MTMHKLLKKTQLLTYSMPFLLLLFFHGFVKAQGNESSIRGTVTLSRSGDDLTGTSVNVKGKIEATTTDAKGNFTLKARIPVTLIVSRVGYGTLEVPVASNEPVSVLLTEGSNNMNEVVVVSYGTRLAKDITSAVTTFNAAKAKDVPAAEFGQRLQGRVAGVQINMANGRPGQGIDMRIRGAASLSSGYQPLIVVDGQPLSGSNTRSGDMNVVNPDDIETFTVLKDAAAAALYGSRAANGVIIITTKQAKSGRTNISLDTYYGWQKVPQKGRPDMMNAREFATYMKEYYEDKATYESYTDGVPAEYANPDQYGEGTNWYNALLRTAPMQSISVNLSSGTDKVSSSSTLSYFNQDGVLLNTNMKRYAFRSNNEYRPWDGVKIGLNLSPSYQTDHNTRNYTDGNRQILANATAASPLIPVRAADGSYNVGVSSFGMLNLNNPVQQLELAQSDYKTFRLLGNAYADIAILKNLHFKSTINTDISAFEGDLYQGTMYGIGLSAPKLPRSPSSSAASHSSYNYTSWLNENTLTYNLKIKDHSFDAMAGYSGQKWRRNYRSINGSNFAGDVIPWISGAAVTNGSTNTEAWSTASFFGRLNYDFRGKYLLTGTFRNDGASRFGENKKYGQFPSVSAGWIVSEEGFFPKTGAINFLKLRGSYGRTGNFNIPNYQQVSNVTATNYVFGGTLTPGFSITILGNPDLTWEVSTQTDIGTDINFFDNRIVFSYDYYNKLTTAMLYPISLPYESGYANITANVGKFRIWGHEFQISSRNLTGALEWNTDVNLSLNNNKVVELPPNTPFVGGGATYSGYNRSIVGHHIGEFYGYVFDGVYKTQAEADQQPKHSTSMVGSARMKDVDENGVITADDRTLIGNPSPTYIYGITNTFRYKDFDFAIVGYGQGGNQVLNANRADWTNLDGIMNVASDMKNRWRSESNPGNGLVPRTRSGTTELYRLANSSWVEDGDFFTIKNITLGYTLRPNAIKYIRSARLYVSVQQAFVFTKYSGMNPEANATRDDAVGTYGQDLSTFPIPRTFMIGANFNF
- a CDS encoding DEAD/DEAH box helicase, encoding MALPHLLKHVYTFGTDEVIRRGKKTFALGFVELIEYDKLTGSIFFRVKDDTYSTFYKVHIQKFNDPKNLSLKCNCPYNLGEVCKHEVAALFQLQELIDKGQLEDEEMYYDQRHTVVKIRNLDVRSIRHLCAPEVFNEAEKFLQKKKAKIVHAQDETVRAVVTLDGKEYKVAIKKNEERNFDTSCDYEDTDHPLCLPKVIVFLQLIKQHGPFYFDTIRNRDVEKNKLLEAYGYSLNDDLKGKFEFVFKDGKPFLRVLDPKIKRIHTLTPGERPAASAVKQLQQATEKEDTVAVEEQTARKLGIVFDFNKAAYPYFQVHIVSGEVNENGSGFVGKAEALDITHFIDTVDFNEEDISVLNSVRKLQDVEISKYVNRNTPFNDMWGQEEPATTVNNETRQLVNEYMLPRLRKLLADAGEEALAFMLPKGKSFVTENIEQIDIFTEPAAIEFFVDKENDEQFSCDCLVRLRGMVHGVEQNESPCPLLFLYNHQLFLFNNAESIGLIERFLPNGKMIISQSEWPETLHEFILPLAREYKVDFDASMLHVLKNIVPEAKLLLIEKGDHLIFKPQFSYKGYETDLLGKEIFLIPEGDKILSIHRNKEKEAAFVDRLKNLHSNLVMNEENGTLALKGSEILKDNWFFLFVDAMKEMQVPVFGYDALRNFRFNTAKPQTKIFISSNTDWFDAKVDIVFGDQQVSIADVKRALANKQMYVQLGDGTLGVLPEEWLKKYALLFRVGEGANQNLKLSKYHKSVVDELFELKNEEELVFELEEKYNRLRDFEKIHEIEPPTHLLPILRPYQMAGFQWINYLRNVNWGGILADDMGLGKTVQALSYLEHYKSENPDARILVICPTTLIYNWENEIKKFTPSLTYRIHHGPSRTRNSDDILRQDVTITTYGTLRSDIKLFVSVPFDYAVLDESQAIKNPASKVTKAAYLINAKYRLCMSGTPLQNNTFDIYAQMNFLNPGMLGSIEFFRQEFAIPIDKLGEADRKEHLRKLLYPFILRRTKEQVAKDLPEKQEMILWCEMESEQRSIYDAYRNDYRDKILGNIETQGIGRSQMTILQGLMKLRQICDSPAILNEDETFENHSIKIEELVREITENMSDHKALIFSQFLGMLGLIRQKLDDLGIKYEYFDGSTSAPDREKAIQSFQRNDEVRVFLISLKAGGVGLNLTAADYVYIVDPWWNPAVEQQAIDRTHRIGQTKSIFAYRMICKDTIEDKILKLQEKKKALAKDLISDETGFVKSLTREDVEYLFS
- a CDS encoding AraC family transcriptional regulator, which encodes MKNFHKYLAKTSIEDNWGLYVTTVGYTKIREHQPYPVSREHPTTHRFTWNKGRILNDYYIVFISKGSGVFETAHQQASTIQEGSCFLLFPGTWHRYKPSAKIGWEEYWIGFNGYYPQRLMRSGFFSKKNPVIHVGLNEELLMAFHGLIDTIRNAAPGYHQLIAGIVLQIISLVYNASVYKQENTSDALQYISKAKFLLQEALESDVHMTEVAQQLTVSYSKFRKDFKAATGISPNQYHLELRLGKACELLRATSLPVREIAYQTGFETLFYFSRIFKKKFDLSPMHYRQLHRK